A genomic stretch from Desulfovibrio sp. includes:
- a CDS encoding sigma-54 dependent transcriptional regulator produces the protein MARILVVDDEALMRTMVEVVCTRMGHEVLLAENLSQGLEMGRQGVDVVLLDVWLPDGSGLEWQGDFAHLPGMPDVVIITGHGDGDAAEIALRSGAWEFLTKPLKVRDIEQCLRHVLTFRKNRVPGPESLLVDSGHILGAGVGMSHALKLLAQAAQSEVNVLLLGETGVGKEVFAKALYRNSARAARPFVTVDCASLPETLVESHLFGHSRGAFTGADRAREGLLLAAHKGTLFLDEVGDLPQPMQGAFLRALELKRFRPVGEVREVSSDFRLVAATNKNIEVMAGDGSFRSDLLYRLQGLTIVIPPLRERRDEIPALAQQTVSRFCLHNDLPGKAISGQVLDMLMEYPWPGNVRELIHCIERACLAAGQGDLLLPVHMSTRMRVDEARRRMGRGQEGAFAESAASSASQPVASGFQASSVPSGGPAGVFAGASSVPSGDAAGGIAGGLPPLSGSEESLPALRQWKAQAEEAYVRRVWAVSGGDVRKAATRAGISRGHWYELMKKCGL, from the coding sequence ATGGCCCGTATTCTCGTGGTGGATGACGAAGCCCTCATGCGCACCATGGTTGAGGTGGTGTGCACGCGCATGGGGCACGAAGTGCTGCTGGCGGAGAACCTCAGCCAGGGGCTGGAGATGGGCCGACAGGGCGTGGACGTCGTGCTTCTTGACGTCTGGCTGCCCGACGGCAGCGGCCTTGAATGGCAGGGCGACTTTGCCCATCTGCCCGGCATGCCCGATGTGGTCATCATTACGGGGCACGGCGACGGCGACGCCGCCGAAATTGCCCTGCGCTCGGGGGCCTGGGAGTTTCTGACCAAGCCCCTGAAGGTGCGCGACATCGAGCAGTGTCTGCGCCATGTGCTGACCTTCCGCAAAAACAGGGTTCCGGGGCCGGAATCCCTCCTGGTGGACAGCGGCCATATCCTGGGAGCGGGCGTGGGTATGAGCCATGCCCTGAAGCTTTTGGCCCAGGCCGCGCAGAGCGAGGTCAACGTGCTTTTGCTGGGCGAAACCGGGGTTGGCAAGGAAGTTTTTGCCAAGGCCCTGTACCGCAACAGCGCAAGGGCCGCGCGCCCTTTTGTGACGGTGGACTGCGCCTCGCTGCCTGAAACCCTGGTGGAGAGCCACCTTTTCGGGCACAGCCGTGGCGCGTTCACCGGGGCTGACAGGGCGCGGGAAGGGCTTTTGCTGGCGGCCCACAAGGGCACGCTTTTTCTTGACGAAGTGGGCGACCTGCCCCAGCCCATGCAGGGCGCTTTTTTGCGCGCCCTTGAGCTCAAGCGGTTCAGGCCCGTGGGTGAAGTGCGCGAGGTCAGCAGCGACTTTCGCCTTGTGGCGGCCACCAATAAAAACATCGAGGTCATGGCCGGGGACGGCTCCTTTCGCTCTGATCTGCTGTACCGCCTTCAGGGTCTCACCATCGTCATTCCGCCCCTGCGCGAGAGAAGGGACGAGATCCCCGCGCTGGCCCAGCAGACCGTCAGCCGCTTCTGCCTGCACAATGATCTGCCGGGCAAGGCCATTTCCGGGCAGGTGCTGGACATGCTTATGGAATATCCCTGGCCAGGCAATGTGCGCGAGCTTATCCATTGCATAGAGCGCGCCTGCCTGGCCGCCGGACAGGGCGATCTGCTTCTGCCCGTGCATATGTCCACCCGTATGCGCGTGGACGAGGCCCGTCGCCGTATGGGCCGGGGGCAGGAAGGCGCTTTTGCCGAATCTGCCGCCAGTAGTGCCTCCCAGCCCGTTGCCAGCGGATTTCAGGCTTCCAGCGTCCCGTCCGGCGGCCCTGCGGGAGTATTTGCGGGCGCTTCCAGCGTCCCTTCTGGCGACGCAGCGGGCGGCATAGCGGGCGGTCTGCCGCCGCTTTCCGGTTCGGAGGAGAGCCTGCCAGCGCTGCGCCAGTGGAAGGCTCAGGCCGAAGAAGCCTATGTGCGCCGCGTATGGGCCGTCAGCGGCGGCGACGTGCGCAAGGCTGCGACGCGGGCTGGCATATCGCGCGGGCACTGGTATGAGCTTATGAAGAAGTGCGGCCTGTAA
- a CDS encoding methyl-accepting chemotaxis protein, translating into MLRAINISQRITFFVILMIAMTIAMAVLSFFMTSSVISEGTVVARNELLASQRARIKDVTHSSALGLAAMTKGLPQQEQLRVIADYVEKSRFEDDASGYFYVYEGTVCVAHPTQKQIIGKDLSGTADKQGVHYVTELSKASAKGGGFVDFVFPKPGAGDVFKLGYAENVQGTPYWIGTGVYIDNVDRDEIKLHNTMHALLTETLTTYGGGFLAILLLLVIPLSYHLVTSITRPLGSITGQARAVAAGDLDVHIAPTGKDEVAVLEQALRDMVGNLKRLIGQAAEKSRQADAAAAEARAAQGKAEQAGKNAQAKTDAMLVAADKLEQVAHVVSTASTQLAAQIEQSDKGALDAASRLTDAATAMNEMNATVQSVARNASEASAASRDTRERAIAGAHIVEQSVYSIGQVHEVSRRLTENMGQLNDQAQAISKIMNVISDIADQTNLLALNAAIEAARAGDAGRGFAVVADEVRKLAEKTMASTHDVGNAITAIQESATKSLTAVESASEQVEQATQFASQSGQALGEIVTTVEATADQVNAIAAASEQQSAASEEINRSITSVNEVVQQTAQAMTDAARAVSDLALQAHSLTDLIADMKK; encoded by the coding sequence ATGCTCAGAGCCATCAACATTTCACAGCGCATCACGTTTTTTGTAATTCTTATGATAGCCATGACCATAGCCATGGCTGTTCTGTCCTTCTTTATGACCAGCAGCGTCATCAGCGAAGGAACCGTTGTGGCCAGAAATGAGCTGCTTGCCTCGCAGCGCGCGCGCATCAAGGATGTGACCCACTCCTCTGCCCTGGGGCTGGCGGCCATGACAAAGGGGCTGCCCCAGCAGGAGCAGTTGCGCGTCATTGCCGATTATGTGGAAAAATCCCGCTTTGAGGACGATGCTTCAGGCTATTTTTATGTCTATGAGGGCACCGTCTGCGTAGCCCACCCCACGCAAAAGCAGATCATCGGCAAGGACCTGTCCGGCACGGCCGACAAGCAGGGCGTGCACTATGTGACGGAACTGAGCAAGGCATCGGCCAAGGGCGGGGGTTTTGTGGATTTTGTCTTTCCCAAGCCTGGCGCAGGTGACGTGTTCAAGCTCGGCTATGCCGAAAACGTCCAGGGCACGCCGTACTGGATAGGAACCGGCGTCTACATCGACAATGTGGACAGGGACGAAATCAAACTGCACAACACCATGCACGCGCTGCTCACAGAAACGCTTACCACCTATGGCGGCGGCTTTCTGGCCATCCTGCTGCTTCTTGTGATTCCCCTTTCCTACCATCTGGTGACATCCATCACCCGGCCTCTGGGCAGCATCACCGGCCAGGCCCGGGCTGTGGCCGCTGGCGATCTTGATGTACACATCGCGCCCACGGGCAAGGATGAAGTGGCTGTGCTGGAGCAGGCCCTGCGCGACATGGTCGGCAATCTCAAGCGGCTCATCGGCCAGGCTGCGGAAAAGAGCCGTCAGGCCGATGCGGCGGCCGCAGAGGCCAGAGCGGCCCAGGGCAAGGCCGAGCAGGCTGGCAAAAACGCGCAGGCCAAGACTGACGCCATGCTTGTGGCCGCCGACAAACTGGAACAGGTGGCCCATGTAGTCAGCACGGCCTCGACCCAGCTTGCGGCCCAGATCGAGCAGTCCGACAAGGGCGCGCTGGATGCAGCCAGCCGCCTGACCGATGCCGCCACCGCCATGAACGAGATGAACGCCACGGTGCAAAGCGTGGCCCGCAACGCTTCCGAGGCTTCCGCCGCTTCGCGCGACACGCGCGAAAGGGCCATTGCCGGAGCGCATATTGTGGAGCAGTCCGTGTACAGCATAGGGCAGGTGCACGAGGTTTCGCGCCGCCTCACGGAAAATATGGGCCAGCTCAACGACCAGGCCCAGGCCATCAGCAAGATCATGAACGTCATTTCCGACATTGCCGACCAGACAAACCTGCTGGCCCTTAACGCGGCCATCGAGGCGGCCCGCGCCGGAGACGCCGGACGCGGCTTCGCCGTTGTGGCCGACGAGGTTCGCAAACTGGCGGAAAAAACCATGGCTTCCACCCATGATGTGGGCAATGCCATCACTGCCATTCAGGAAAGCGCGACCAAGAGCCTCACCGCCGTGGAAAGCGCGTCGGAGCAGGTGGAGCAGGCCACGCAATTCGCCAGCCAGTCCGGCCAGGCCCTCGGCGAAATTGTCACCACGGTTGAAGCCACGGCAGATCAGGTCAATGCCATTGCCGCCGCCAGCGAACAGCAGTCCGCCGCCAGCGAGGAAATCAACCGCTCCATCACCTCGGTCAACGAAGTGGTGCAGCAGACAGCCCAGGCCATGACCGACGCGGCACGGGCCGTCAGCGATCTGGCGCTCCAGGCGCACAGTCTCACCGACCTCATCGCGGACATGAAAAAATAG
- a CDS encoding NADPH-dependent FMN reductase → MSTLTFVGISGSLRHASRNSGLLRCCAAHLPEGVRMEIANISALPFYNEDIEKPQAAKDLIAQVTAADALVLACPEYNYSLAPALKNALDWVSREPNLAPLSGKSVCIVGAGGGMGTCRSQYHLRQVCVYLNLHVLNKPELFSNAFSPCFDDKGNVVDEALTKQTAEVMQALAQWTRQLKK, encoded by the coding sequence ATGAGCACTCTGACCTTCGTGGGCATTTCAGGCAGCCTGCGCCACGCCTCCCGCAATTCGGGACTGCTGCGCTGCTGCGCCGCCCATCTTCCCGAGGGCGTCCGTATGGAAATAGCGAATATTTCCGCCCTGCCCTTTTATAATGAAGACATTGAAAAACCCCAGGCCGCCAAAGACCTCATCGCGCAGGTCACCGCCGCGGACGCCCTGGTGCTGGCCTGCCCGGAATACAACTATTCCCTGGCCCCGGCCCTGAAAAACGCGCTGGACTGGGTTTCACGCGAACCCAACCTCGCGCCGCTTTCGGGCAAGTCCGTCTGCATCGTGGGCGCGGGGGGCGGCATGGGCACCTGCCGCAGCCAGTACCATCTGCGCCAGGTCTGCGTGTACCTGAACCTGCACGTGCTGAACAAACCCGAACTGTTTTCCAATGCCTTCAGCCCCTGCTTTGACGACAAGGGCAATGTGGTGGACGAGGCCCTGACCAAACAGACCGCCGAGGTCATGCAGGCCCTTGCACAGTGGACACGCCAGCTCAAGAAGTAA
- a CDS encoding response regulator has translation MTVNSAPGRGSCFTLEVCLQLHGCAEGKKSGSPDCHAVAASAHSACAAPEAAPGTVVGAAGASGLPASSAFSTEPDASAKPAPSAEPELSAGPESPAATTLSTKPESSAGSAAFAASPPAWSSFLACAAECALADAATYPAADAVTDPAADVDADAGGGADPGSENGCFAGRRILVAEDNEANRYIMEHMLRAEGACVHMARDGKAALAALAQGPWDLVILDARMPDMSGLDVLQAVRLGHAAVPVLQKTVIYTAALDAEDRRRCKDLRADLVLLKPLTFAVLRKKLSSLLGTEGSAHALRCQPEHSAPAEHSAPAEHSAPAEHSAPAGYSAPAGYSAPAAPRGREAKVGGDLDPQGEEALALWNRQAAMDALDDDLELLTQLAGVLRGDLRIRDAELEAALAAGDDACLRRLGHAVKNSAGTMRFDVLRERACHVEHAQKTDIEQAVAEMRTALREALGMLDKELGKELDKDLGKDMNGVDAMSGTTLVPCPVPCPVPGIGAGTGAGYAAGTAPAGCKGGC, from the coding sequence GTGACGGTGAATTCCGCGCCGGGCAGGGGTTCCTGTTTTACCCTTGAGGTGTGCCTGCAACTGCACGGCTGCGCTGAAGGAAAAAAGAGCGGCAGCCCCGACTGTCACGCCGTCGCAGCGTCGGCGCACAGTGCCTGCGCAGCGCCGGAAGCAGCGCCGGGGACTGTCGTTGGGGCCGCCGGGGCGTCTGGTCTACCTGCCTCGTCGGCGTTTTCCACAGAGCCTGACGCGTCTGCCAAACCTGCGCCGTCCGCTGAACCAGAATTGTCGGCCGGGCCTGAGTCGCCCGCAGCGACCACGCTTTCCACCAAACCGGAGTCGTCGGCCGGGTCTGCGGCGTTCGCCGCGTCGCCCCCTGCCTGGTCCTCATTCCTGGCCTGTGCCGCAGAATGCGCACTGGCGGATGCTGCCACATATCCTGCCGCCGATGCTGTCACAGACCCTGCCGCCGATGTTGACGCAGACGCTGGCGGCGGGGCCGATCCTGGTTCAGAAAACGGCTGTTTTGCGGGCCGCCGCATTCTTGTGGCCGAAGACAATGAGGCCAACAGGTACATAATGGAACATATGCTGCGGGCCGAGGGCGCGTGCGTGCACATGGCGCGTGACGGCAAGGCCGCTCTGGCCGCCCTGGCACAAGGCCCGTGGGATCTGGTTATTCTTGACGCGCGCATGCCCGACATGAGCGGGCTTGACGTGCTGCAGGCCGTGCGCCTCGGCCATGCCGCCGTTCCGGTGCTGCAAAAAACCGTCATTTACACCGCCGCCCTTGACGCGGAAGACCGGCGGCGCTGCAAAGACCTGAGGGCTGATCTCGTCTTGCTCAAACCCCTGACCTTTGCCGTGCTGCGCAAAAAACTGTCCTCCCTGTTGGGGACTGAAGGCAGTGCGCACGCCTTGCGCTGCCAGCCCGAACATTCTGCACCTGCCGAACATTCTGCACCTGCCGAACATTCTGCACCTGCTGAACATTCTGCCCCTGCCGGATATTCTGCTCCTGCCGGATATTCTGCCCCTGCCGCGCCACGTGGGCGCGAAGCGAAGGTTGGGGGCGATCTTGACCCGCAAGGGGAAGAGGCTCTGGCGCTCTGGAACAGGCAGGCGGCCATGGACGCTCTGGATGACGACCTTGAGTTGCTGACGCAGCTGGCCGGAGTGTTGCGGGGGGATTTGCGCATTCGTGACGCGGAACTGGAAGCGGCCCTGGCCGCGGGTGACGATGCCTGCCTGCGGCGGCTGGGGCATGCCGTCAAGAACTCCGCCGGAACCATGCGCTTTGATGTGCTGCGGGAGCGGGCCTGCCATGTGGAGCACGCGCAAAAAACGGATATTGAGCAGGCCGTGGCCGAGATGCGCACCGCTCTGCGGGAGGCTCTGGGTATGCTGGACAAAGAACTGGGCAAAGAACTGGACAAAGATCTGGGCAAAGATATGAACGGCGTGGACGCCATGTCGGGTACAACGCTTGTGCCGTGTCCTGTTCCGTGTCCTGTGCCGGGCATTGGGGCGGGCACTGGGGCGGGTTACGCGGCAGGCACGGCCCCGGCGGGCTGCAAGGGAGGCTGTTGA
- a CDS encoding HU family DNA-binding protein: MTKAELVEKIHAKAGLPTKAKAEEALDAVVASLREALASGESVTFTGFGSFKVVERAARKGRNPRTGKEITIPASKVAKFTPGKGLKDAIK, from the coding sequence ATGACTAAAGCTGAGCTTGTTGAAAAAATCCATGCCAAAGCCGGCCTTCCCACCAAGGCTAAAGCCGAAGAAGCCCTTGACGCTGTAGTGGCCTCCCTGCGTGAAGCCCTGGCCTCTGGCGAATCCGTGACCTTTACCGGCTTCGGCAGCTTCAAAGTTGTGGAACGTGCCGCCCGCAAGGGTCGCAACCCCCGCACCGGCAAGGAAATCACCATTCCGGCCAGCAAGGTTGCCAAATTCACGCCCGGTAAGGGACTGAAAGACGCCATCAAATAA
- a CDS encoding thioesterase family protein, with translation MKKILEPGITGTSEITVSEKMLACHVGSGLVEVFSTAMMIAWMEATAVALVQDALPEGMTTVGTRVDVAHVAATPCGMKVTFTAELTAMSANGKGLTFKVSAHDEAGLIGEGVHERVVVNREKFESRTRDRKGSTC, from the coding sequence ATGAAAAAAATTCTGGAACCGGGCATTACCGGCACATCCGAGATCACTGTCAGTGAAAAAATGCTGGCCTGCCACGTTGGCAGCGGCCTTGTGGAAGTTTTTTCCACAGCCATGATGATAGCCTGGATGGAAGCCACCGCCGTGGCCCTGGTGCAGGACGCCCTGCCCGAAGGCATGACCACCGTGGGCACCAGGGTGGACGTGGCCCATGTGGCGGCGACCCCCTGCGGCATGAAGGTGACCTTCACCGCCGAACTGACGGCCATGTCCGCCAACGGCAAAGGGCTTACTTTCAAGGTCAGCGCGCATGACGAGGCAGGGCTTATCGGCGAGGGCGTTCACGAGCGCGTTGTGGTAAACAGGGAAAAATTTGAAAGCCGCACCCGCGACCGCAAGGGCAGCACCTGCTGA
- a CDS encoding sulfite exporter TauE/SafE family protein, producing MYFPTAGIECSPLLPFGVALGISFFTSMGGISGAFLLLPFHMSVLGYVNPSVSATNQFFNVLACPPGVWRYWREGRLVWPLTLTVAAGTLPGVFIGALIRINWLPDPAKFKIFAGLVLLYVGGRMALTTWKTRRNKTENMRAGGSAALRAAGRPSAADCCSVLEWNTRTLVFVFQEKKHSVSTRKLALLSLAVGLVGGIYGIGGGAIMAPFLVSFFALPVYAVAGATLFATFLTSVAGVSFYFLLAPFYPDMAVAPDWRMGLLVGLGGMCGMYLGACCQKYMPATLLKCLLAAILLFTAIRYLGQGF from the coding sequence ATGTATTTTCCCACTGCGGGCATTGAGTGCAGTCCGCTGCTGCCCTTTGGCGTGGCCCTGGGCATCTCTTTTTTTACGTCCATGGGCGGCATCTCGGGCGCGTTTCTTTTGCTCCCTTTTCATATGAGCGTGCTTGGGTATGTGAACCCCAGCGTCAGCGCCACCAACCAGTTTTTCAACGTGCTGGCCTGTCCGCCCGGCGTCTGGCGCTACTGGCGTGAGGGCAGGCTTGTCTGGCCATTGACCCTCACCGTGGCCGCCGGAACCCTGCCGGGGGTTTTTATCGGGGCGCTCATCCGCATCAACTGGTTGCCGGATCCGGCAAAATTCAAGATATTTGCAGGGCTGGTACTGCTGTATGTCGGCGGGCGCATGGCCCTTACCACCTGGAAGACCCGGCGCAACAAGACAGAAAACATGCGGGCAGGCGGATCGGCAGCATTACGCGCCGCAGGTCGTCCATCGGCTGCTGACTGCTGTTCCGTACTGGAGTGGAACACCCGTACTCTTGTTTTTGTTTTTCAGGAAAAAAAACACAGCGTCTCTACCCGCAAACTGGCCCTGCTCAGCCTTGCTGTCGGCCTTGTGGGCGGAATCTACGGCATAGGCGGCGGCGCCATCATGGCTCCTTTTCTGGTTTCCTTTTTTGCGCTTCCGGTTTATGCCGTGGCCGGAGCAACACTTTTTGCCACCTTTCTTACATCAGTGGCAGGGGTGAGCTTTTACTTTTTGCTGGCCCCCTTTTATCCGGACATGGCCGTCGCGCCCGACTGGCGCATGGGTCTGCTGGTGGGGCTGGGCGGCATGTGCGGCATGTATCTTGGCGCATGCTGCCAGAAATACATGCCCGCCACTTTGCTGAAGTGCCTTCTGGCGGCCATTTTGCTCTTTACAGCCATACGGTATTTGGGCCAAGGTTTCTAA
- a CDS encoding FeoA family protein, translating to MDRTENIFPITALKVGEPAFIVSINARGELARRIRDMGLGSGMPVSVVGYAPLRDPLALRCAEVTIALRRREAKAIMVRHNSEPQAPAAAKASKR from the coding sequence ATGGACAGGACTGAAAATATTTTTCCGATCACAGCCCTCAAGGTTGGCGAGCCTGCGTTTATTGTAAGCATTAATGCCAGGGGTGAACTGGCACGCAGGATACGCGACATGGGGCTTGGTTCGGGTATGCCTGTTTCCGTGGTGGGTTATGCTCCCCTGCGCGACCCTCTGGCCCTGCGCTGCGCTGAAGTCACCATTGCCCTGCGGCGTCGTGAGGCCAAGGCCATCATGGTGCGCCATAACAGTGAGCCGCAAGCGCCAGCCGCTGCAAAAGCGTCAAAACGGTAA
- the murI gene encoding glutamate racemase, whose translation MNSNSRLPIGLFDSGMGGLTVFKALARRLPGEDLLYLGDTARLPYGTKGRETIIRYTLSAAQKLVDMGVKMLVVACNTATAAALPALREHFAPLPVLGVVEPGSQAAAEASRNGRIVVLATEATINGGAYQQAIARIRPDAVVLTRACNLFVSLAEEGWMNGPLVEGIIRRYLEGLFDAPENTTANDAALLPDTLVLGCTHYPLLQDALRQVVGPDVHIVDSAATTAEFVAQELGKLHLLHPDRPAFASDATDKRQGESHFLTTDHVSRFIRTGSLFLGREMTEGEVTLIDL comes from the coding sequence ATGAATTCGAATTCCCGGCTGCCCATTGGACTTTTCGATTCCGGCATGGGCGGCCTTACCGTTTTCAAGGCTCTGGCCAGGCGCTTGCCCGGCGAAGATCTGCTCTATCTTGGCGATACGGCCCGGTTGCCCTACGGCACAAAAGGCCGCGAAACCATCATCCGCTATACGCTCAGCGCCGCGCAAAAGCTGGTGGACATGGGCGTAAAAATGCTGGTGGTCGCCTGCAACACGGCTACAGCCGCTGCCCTGCCCGCCCTGCGCGAGCATTTTGCCCCTCTGCCCGTTCTGGGCGTGGTGGAACCAGGATCACAGGCAGCGGCAGAGGCCAGCCGCAACGGACGCATCGTGGTGCTGGCCACAGAGGCCACCATCAACGGCGGCGCTTACCAGCAGGCCATTGCGCGCATCCGGCCCGATGCCGTGGTGCTGACGCGCGCATGCAATCTTTTTGTCTCGCTGGCTGAAGAGGGCTGGATGAACGGCCCCCTGGTGGAAGGCATCATCCGCCGCTACCTTGAAGGGCTTTTTGATGCGCCGGAGAATACAACCGCCAATGACGCCGCGCTTCTGCCCGACACCCTGGTGCTCGGCTGCACGCACTACCCCCTGCTTCAGGACGCATTGCGTCAGGTCGTGGGGCCGGACGTGCACATTGTGGACTCCGCCGCCACCACAGCGGAATTTGTGGCGCAAGAGCTTGGCAAGCTGCATCTGTTGCATCCGGACAGGCCAGCTTTCGCCAGCGACGCCACTGACAAGCGCCAGGGTGAAAGCCATTTTCTGACCACAGACCATGTGTCCCGGTTTATCCGCACTGGCAGCTTGTTTCTTGGCCGAGAAATGACAGAGGGCGAAGTAACCCTGATAGATTTATAG
- a CDS encoding methyl-accepting chemotaxis protein, with translation MKLGVKLTLSFLSVIAILLVLSGVGLKNLDAMNARVREIDSTWLPAVIAVQGMNIQLNAVRADLAAIMSQNYADEIRKYEARIQQSLQIMQENHDAFLTLMQTLPAGLGSTDKELMERLDAMSTEAAEVREGMIKNMLNGRRGLAASTFDSKYRPLFDKMADACAELVKRNVSGSQQAAADASAIGEQARATSLILAAIAIICAAGICMNLTRSLSRQLGKDPSQLALIARRVAGGDYSMDNDTSRRGVYADIVAMVKALQKHIERARRESEKAVEQSRMAAEALTKAEASEENAKKKTAAMLATAQKLERVAEAVSAASTQLSARIEQSDKGAVASARRLAEAASAMNQMNATVHNVARNAAQASAASLDTREKAVAGASIVEQAVHSISQVHEVSLRLTENMGQLNDQAQAISKIMNVISDIADQTNLLALNAAIEAARAGDAGRGFAVVADEVRKLAEKTMISTHDVGNAIRAIQESTATSMAAMGTAAAQVNKATEFANQSGQALGEIVTTVEGAADQVNAIAAASEQQSVASDEINRSISTVNEAVQQTALAMSEASRAVGELRLQTGTLTSLIAEIRNEE, from the coding sequence ATGAAGTTGGGCGTCAAACTTACGCTGTCATTCCTGTCTGTCATCGCCATACTTCTTGTTCTTTCGGGCGTTGGCCTCAAAAACCTCGACGCAATGAACGCACGGGTGCGTGAAATCGACAGCACGTGGCTGCCAGCGGTCATCGCCGTTCAGGGCATGAACATCCAGCTCAATGCCGTTCGGGCTGACCTCGCCGCCATCATGTCGCAAAACTACGCGGACGAAATCCGCAAGTATGAGGCAAGAATCCAGCAGTCCCTGCAAATCATGCAGGAAAACCACGACGCATTTCTCACGCTCATGCAGACCCTGCCCGCAGGTCTTGGCAGCACGGACAAGGAACTCATGGAACGCCTTGACGCCATGTCTACCGAGGCCGCCGAAGTGCGCGAAGGGATGATCAAAAACATGCTCAATGGTCGGCGCGGCCTGGCGGCATCCACTTTTGACAGCAAGTACCGTCCCCTTTTCGACAAAATGGCCGACGCCTGCGCCGAACTGGTCAAACGCAACGTCAGCGGCAGCCAGCAGGCCGCGGCCGATGCCTCGGCCATAGGCGAACAGGCGCGCGCCACATCCCTGATTCTGGCCGCTATCGCCATCATTTGCGCGGCGGGCATCTGTATGAATCTCACGCGTTCCCTCAGCAGGCAACTTGGCAAGGATCCCAGCCAGTTGGCCCTTATCGCCCGGCGGGTGGCCGGAGGCGATTACAGTATGGACAACGACACGTCACGGCGCGGCGTCTACGCCGACATCGTCGCCATGGTGAAGGCCCTGCAAAAGCACATAGAACGGGCACGCCGTGAATCGGAAAAGGCCGTGGAGCAGTCGCGCATGGCGGCGGAAGCCCTGACCAAGGCGGAAGCCTCGGAAGAAAACGCAAAAAAGAAAACAGCGGCAATGCTTGCCACAGCCCAAAAGCTCGAGCGGGTTGCCGAGGCCGTGAGCGCCGCCTCCACCCAGCTTTCTGCGCGCATCGAGCAGTCCGACAAGGGGGCGGTCGCCTCGGCCCGGCGGCTGGCCGAGGCCGCCAGCGCCATGAACCAGATGAACGCCACCGTGCACAATGTGGCTCGCAACGCCGCCCAGGCGTCAGCGGCATCGCTTGATACGCGCGAAAAGGCCGTGGCGGGAGCCAGCATAGTGGAACAGGCCGTGCACAGCATAAGCCAGGTGCATGAGGTCTCGTTGCGACTCACGGAAAATATGGGGCAGCTCAATGACCAGGCCCAGGCCATCAGCAAGATCATGAACGTCATTTCCGACATTGCGGATCAGACCAACCTGCTGGCCCTCAATGCCGCCATCGAGGCGGCACGGGCCGGAGACGCCGGGCGCGGTTTTGCGGTTGTGGCCGACGAGGTGCGCAAGCTGGCCGAAAAAACCATGATTTCAACGCATGATGTGGGCAATGCCATCAGGGCCATCCAGGAGAGCACGGCCACAAGCATGGCTGCCATGGGCACCGCGGCCGCCCAGGTGAACAAGGCCACGGAATTCGCCAACCAGTCCGGCCAGGCCCTGGGAGAGATTGTCACCACTGTTGAAGGAGCGGCGGATCAGGTCAATGCCATTGCCGCAGCCAGCGAGCAGCAGTCAGTTGCCAGCGACGAAATCAACCGCAGCATCTCCACGGTCAACGAGGCCGTGCAGCAGACGGCTCTGGCCATGAGCGAAGCTTCACGGGCCGTTGGCGAACTGAGGCTGCAAACCGGCACCCTGACATCTCTTATTGCGGAAATACGAAACGAGGAGTAA
- a CDS encoding NapC/NirT family cytochrome c has protein sequence MGTPRNGPWLKWLMGGVAAGMVLLGVMAYAMITTDQRPFCASCHIMQEAAVTQKMGMHAKLSCNECHAPHNLLVKLPFKAKEGLRDVVGNISGHDVPHPPSLHTRDVVNANCKACHAQTNINVASMDAKPYCVDCHRGVTHMRTRPISTRTVAYE, from the coding sequence ATGGGTACACCCCGCAATGGACCCTGGCTCAAATGGCTGATGGGCGGCGTTGCGGCGGGCATGGTGCTACTGGGCGTCATGGCGTATGCCATGATTACCACGGACCAGCGGCCGTTCTGCGCCAGCTGTCATATCATGCAGGAAGCTGCCGTGACCCAGAAAATGGGTATGCACGCCAAGCTCTCGTGTAATGAGTGCCATGCCCCGCACAATCTTTTGGTCAAACTGCCGTTCAAGGCAAAAGAAGGGCTGCGCGACGTAGTGGGCAACATCTCGGGTCACGATGTTCCGCATCCCCCAAGTCTGCACACCCGTGATGTGGTCAACGCCAACTGCAAGGCGTGCCATGCCCAAACCAACATCAACGTGGCCAGCATGGACGCCAAGCCTTATTGCGTGGATTGTCACCGGGGCGTCACCCACATGCGTACGCGGCCTATCAGCACAAGGACGGTAGCCTATGAATAA